A portion of the Aquicoccus sp. G2-2 genome contains these proteins:
- the moaC gene encoding cyclic pyranopterin monophosphate synthase MoaC has product MSGLSHFDAKGDAHMVDVSGKAATARIATARGHITMQQATFDLISSGGAKKGDVLSVARLAGIMGAKKTADLIPLCHPLPITRVAVDLTLDPALPGVQIEATVKTTGQTGVEMEALTAVSTAALTVYDMVKAVDRAMVISGIRVALKDGGKSGRYEAK; this is encoded by the coding sequence ATGAGCGGGCTGAGCCATTTCGATGCCAAGGGCGATGCCCATATGGTTGACGTGTCCGGCAAAGCCGCAACCGCCCGCATCGCCACCGCGCGCGGGCATATCACGATGCAGCAGGCCACCTTCGATCTGATCTCTTCAGGCGGCGCCAAAAAAGGCGATGTGCTCTCCGTTGCCCGTCTGGCAGGGATCATGGGGGCAAAGAAAACCGCCGACCTGATCCCGCTTTGCCACCCGCTTCCCATCACAAGGGTTGCGGTGGATCTCACGCTCGACCCGGCCTTGCCGGGGGTGCAGATTGAAGCCACCGTAAAAACCACCGGCCAGACCGGCGTTGAAATGGAAGCTCTCACGGCGGTCTCCACTGCCGCGCTGACCGTCTATGACATGGTCAAGGCGGTGGACCGCGCCATGGTCATCTCCGGCATTCGCGTGGCGCTGAAAGATGGCGGAAAATCAGGGCGTTACGAAGCGAAATGA
- a CDS encoding cytochrome c-type biogenesis protein, whose protein sequence is MRLLLALVVFLGTMTPVYAVEPDEMLADPALEARARDISKGLRCLVCRNENIDDSEAGLAHDLRVMVRERLTAGDSNAQAVQYIVDRYGEFVLLKPRATGANRVLYLAGPGMLLLAALIAALYLRKRGRAQAPAEEALSEGEAARLDEIMKG, encoded by the coding sequence ATGAGGCTGCTTCTTGCGTTGGTGGTGTTTCTGGGCACGATGACGCCGGTTTATGCGGTGGAGCCGGATGAGATGCTGGCCGATCCGGCGCTTGAGGCGCGGGCGCGCGATATTTCCAAGGGGCTGCGCTGTCTTGTTTGCCGCAACGAGAATATCGACGATAGCGAGGCCGGGCTGGCGCATGACCTTCGGGTGATGGTGCGTGAGCGGCTGACGGCGGGCGATAGCAATGCGCAGGCGGTGCAATATATCGTTGACCGCTATGGCGAATTTGTTCTGCTGAAACCGCGCGCCACGGGCGCCAACCGGGTGCTTTATCTGGCTGGGCCGGGGATGTTGTTATTGGCTGCGCTGATCGCGGCGCTTTACTTGCGCAAGCGCGGCCGTGCGCAAGCCCCTGCCGAAGAGGCGCTGAGCGAGGGCGAGGCGGCGCGGCTCGATGAAATCATGAAAGGGTGA
- a CDS encoding heme lyase CcmF/NrfE family subunit: protein MTAELGHFALILAFIVALLQSVIPLVGAQKRWPGWMAFAEPAANVQLVLTATAFFALMYAFVTSDFSLHLVVANSHTLKPMLYKITGVWGNHEGSMLLWVLIVTLYGAAVVWFGANLPPTLKARILAVQGMIGAAFFAFILFTSNPFLREAVPPMNGQDMNPLLQDPGLAFHPPFLYLGYVGLSMAFSFAVAALIEGRVDAAWGRWVRPWTLAAWMFLTVGVALGSWWAYYELGWGGFWFWDPVENASFMPWLISAALLHSAIVVEKRESLKSWTVLLAIIAFGFSLVGAFITRSGIITSVHAFANDPERGVFLLLILVVFIGGALTLFAFRAGAMEAKGVFGMVSRESALVVNNILLGVAAFVVFVGTLWPLVSEMVFDRKLSVGAPFFNQAFTPFMVTLAVLLPVGAMLPWKRANLGRTMRRLWPALLLVVALAALLWAMETQKSALGPLGLMLGAWLVVGSATELLMRAGKRKGRIKRLFALPRADWGKALAHAGLGIAIAGISGVLAWQQEDILVVQEGQSFDLAGYSLTLEEVDQVEGPNYISTMGTVRLEKAGKLISMMYPEKRIYPVAGSQTTEAAINIGFLRDVYVVIGDPQDGGGFAMRTYYKPLANWIWGGAILMALGGALSLSDRRYRVAAGARKAPMTGVPAE, encoded by the coding sequence ATGACAGCAGAACTTGGACATTTCGCGCTTATCCTCGCCTTTATCGTGGCGCTTTTGCAATCGGTGATCCCGCTTGTGGGCGCGCAGAAGCGATGGCCGGGCTGGATGGCCTTTGCAGAGCCAGCGGCGAATGTGCAGCTTGTGCTGACTGCGACAGCGTTTTTCGCGCTGATGTATGCGTTTGTGACCTCGGATTTTTCGCTGCATCTGGTGGTGGCTAACAGCCATACGCTGAAGCCGATGCTTTACAAGATCACCGGAGTTTGGGGCAATCACGAAGGCTCCATGCTGCTTTGGGTGCTGATTGTTACGCTTTACGGCGCGGCGGTGGTGTGGTTCGGCGCCAACCTGCCGCCGACATTGAAGGCGCGTATCCTTGCGGTGCAGGGCATGATCGGGGCGGCGTTTTTCGCGTTTATCCTGTTCACCTCGAACCCGTTTTTGCGCGAGGCGGTGCCACCGATGAACGGGCAGGACATGAACCCGCTGTTGCAGGATCCGGGCCTCGCCTTCCACCCGCCGTTTCTTTATCTCGGCTATGTCGGGCTTTCGATGGCGTTTTCCTTTGCGGTGGCGGCGTTGATCGAAGGCCGCGTCGATGCGGCATGGGGCCGCTGGGTGCGGCCATGGACGTTGGCGGCGTGGATGTTCCTGACTGTGGGCGTGGCGCTTGGCTCGTGGTGGGCCTATTACGAATTGGGCTGGGGCGGGTTCTGGTTCTGGGACCCGGTGGAGAATGCGAGCTTCATGCCGTGGCTTATCTCGGCGGCGCTGTTGCATTCGGCGATCGTGGTGGAAAAGCGTGAATCGCTGAAAAGCTGGACGGTGCTGTTGGCGATCATCGCCTTCGGGTTCAGCCTTGTCGGCGCGTTCATCACCCGTTCGGGCATCATCACGTCGGTTCATGCTTTTGCCAACGACCCCGAACGCGGCGTGTTTTTGTTGCTGATTCTGGTGGTGTTCATCGGCGGCGCGCTGACGCTGTTTGCGTTCCGCGCCGGTGCGATGGAGGCCAAGGGCGTGTTTGGCATGGTGAGCCGTGAATCGGCTTTGGTGGTCAACAATATCCTGCTGGGCGTGGCGGCGTTCGTGGTGTTTGTCGGCACGCTTTGGCCGCTGGTGTCGGAAATGGTGTTTGACCGCAAGCTTTCGGTGGGCGCGCCGTTCTTCAATCAGGCGTTTACGCCGTTCATGGTGACGCTGGCCGTTTTGTTGCCGGTGGGCGCGATGCTGCCATGGAAGCGCGCCAATCTTGGCCGGACGATGCGCAGGCTGTGGCCCGCTCTATTGCTGGTCGTGGCGCTGGCTGCGCTGTTGTGGGCGATGGAGACGCAGAAAAGCGCGCTTGGGCCGCTTGGCCTGATGCTGGGCGCATGGCTGGTGGTGGGGTCGGCCACCGAATTGCTGATGCGCGCAGGGAAACGTAAAGGGCGCATTAAACGCCTGTTCGCGCTGCCGCGCGCGGATTGGGGCAAGGCGCTGGCCCATGCCGGGCTTGGCATTGCGATTGCGGGGATTTCTGGCGTGTTGGCGTGGCAGCAGGAAGATATCCTTGTGGTGCAAGAGGGCCAGAGCTTTGATCTGGCGGGGTATAGTCTGACACTGGAAGAGGTCGATCAGGTCGAGGGGCCGAACTATATCTCTACCATGGGCACGGTGCGGTTGGAGAAGGCAGGCAAGCTTATCTCGATGATGTACCCGGAGAAGCGGATTTACCCGGTGGCGGGTTCGCAAACCACCGAAGCCGCGATCAACATCGGCTTCTTGCGCGATGTTTACGTAGTGATCGGCGATCCGCAGGATGGTGGCGGGTTCGCAATGCGGACCTATTACAAGCCGCTGGCCAACTGGATCTGGGGCGGGGCCATATTGATGGCGCTTGGCGGCGCGCTGTCGTTGTCTGATCGGCGTTACCGGGTGGCAGCGGGCGCGCGCAAGGCGCCGATGACCGGGGTCCCGGCGGAATGA
- the gltA gene encoding citrate synthase, with amino-acid sequence MTDSPKTATLTIDGKSYDLPVLSPTTGPEVIDIRKLYANAGVFTYDPGFTSTASCDSTITFIDGEKGELLHRGYPIGQLAEKSHYLEVCYLLLYGELPSAAQLENFESTITHHTMIHEQMHFFFRGFRRDAHPMATMVGVVGAMSAFYHDSTDVNDPRQREIASHRMIAKMPTIAAMAYKYSIGQPFIYPRNDLDYAANFLSMCFAVPAEDYHVDPILARAMDRVFTLHADHEQNASTSTVRLASSSGANPFACIAAGAACLWGPAHGGANQAALEMLREIGTPDRIPEFIARAKDKDDPFRLMGFGHRVYKNFDPRAKVMKQSADEVLDLMGIENNPTLQVAKELEATALADPYFIDKKLFPNVDFYSGIILEAIGFPTSMFTPIFAVSRTVGWISQWKEQFEDPAQKIGRPRQLYLGETSRDYVDVEDR; translated from the coding sequence ATGACCGATAGCCCCAAAACCGCGACACTGACAATTGACGGTAAAAGCTATGATCTGCCAGTGCTCAGCCCAACAACGGGGCCGGAAGTGATTGATATCCGCAAGCTTTATGCCAACGCGGGCGTCTTCACCTATGATCCGGGCTTCACCTCGACCGCCTCCTGCGACAGCACGATCACCTTCATCGACGGTGAGAAAGGCGAACTTCTGCATCGCGGCTATCCGATTGGCCAACTGGCCGAGAAATCGCATTACCTCGAAGTCTGCTATCTCCTGCTTTACGGTGAATTGCCGTCTGCGGCACAGCTTGAAAATTTCGAGAGCACGATCACCCATCACACGATGATCCATGAGCAGATGCATTTCTTTTTCCGTGGCTTCCGCCGCGATGCGCATCCAATGGCAACCATGGTTGGTGTGGTCGGCGCGATGTCGGCGTTCTATCACGATTCCACCGATGTAAACGATCCGCGCCAGCGCGAGATCGCCTCGCACCGGATGATCGCCAAGATGCCGACAATCGCCGCGATGGCCTACAAATACTCGATTGGCCAGCCGTTCATCTATCCGCGCAATGATCTCGATTATGCGGCCAATTTCCTCAGCATGTGCTTTGCGGTCCCCGCGGAGGATTATCACGTCGATCCAATCCTGGCGCGCGCCATGGACCGGGTTTTCACCCTGCACGCCGATCACGAACAAAACGCCTCCACCTCGACGGTGCGGCTCGCTTCAAGCTCGGGGGCGAACCCGTTCGCCTGTATCGCCGCAGGCGCCGCCTGTCTCTGGGGGCCGGCCCATGGCGGTGCCAATCAGGCCGCTCTTGAAATGCTGAGGGAAATCGGCACGCCTGATCGCATCCCCGAATTCATCGCCCGCGCAAAAGACAAGGATGACCCCTTCCGCCTGATGGGCTTTGGCCACCGGGTTTACAAGAACTTCGACCCGCGCGCCAAGGTGATGAAGCAATCCGCCGATGAGGTGCTTGACCTCATGGGGATCGAAAACAACCCGACGCTTCAGGTTGCCAAAGAACTGGAAGCCACGGCCCTTGCCGATCCCTACTTCATCGACAAGAAGCTTTTCCCGAATGTCGATTTCTATTCCGGCATCATCCTCGAAGCGATTGGCTTCCCCACGTCGATGTTCACACCGATTTTTGCGGTGTCGCGCACCGTCGGCTGGATTTCCCAGTGGAAGGAACAATTCGAGGATCCAGCGCAGAAAATTGGTCGCCCGCGTCAACTTTATCTCGGCGAAACCAGCCGCGACTATGTCGATGTAGAGGACCGCTGA
- the glp gene encoding gephyrin-like molybdotransferase Glp, which produces MISVEDALAQLFALISALPTEEVPLIEAAERILAAPVAATRNQPPFSASAMDGYALIGAEADQHAQFKVIGESAAGHGFAGVVKPGQSVRIFTGAPVPEGATRVVIQENVERRGDLITLTSEPGESDNIRPLGTDFSVGDTVQPPRLLSPENIALLASMNIARVPVRRRPIVALISTGDELVMPGETPGPDQIIASNTFGLYALCKRLGATPRLLPIARDNRDSLETTFALARGADLIVTIGGASVGDHDLVGDVAGSLGMERAFYKIAMRPGKPLMAGRMGDAVMLGLPGNPVSAMVCGHVFLAPLIRAMQGFDAGHTPTATAPLTAALPANGPRTHYQRARVENGALTVFDRQDSSLLSVLAQANALAISPPHAPAQPAGSDIAYIRL; this is translated from the coding sequence ATGATCTCGGTAGAAGACGCCCTTGCCCAACTTTTCGCGCTGATCTCTGCGCTGCCCACAGAAGAGGTCCCCCTGATCGAGGCAGCCGAGCGCATACTCGCCGCACCCGTTGCCGCCACCCGCAACCAGCCACCATTTTCCGCCTCCGCGATGGACGGCTATGCCCTGATCGGCGCAGAAGCGGACCAGCACGCCCAGTTCAAGGTGATCGGCGAAAGTGCCGCCGGGCACGGCTTTGCGGGCGTGGTGAAACCCGGCCAATCTGTGCGCATCTTCACCGGCGCACCCGTGCCCGAAGGGGCCACCCGCGTGGTCATTCAGGAAAATGTCGAACGTCGCGGCGATCTGATCACCCTCACGTCCGAACCGGGCGAAAGCGACAATATCCGCCCCTTGGGCACCGATTTCAGCGTCGGTGACACCGTGCAGCCACCGCGTCTGCTCAGCCCTGAAAATATCGCCCTTCTTGCCTCGATGAACATCGCGCGGGTGCCGGTGCGCCGCCGCCCTATCGTGGCGCTTATCTCCACCGGCGATGAGCTGGTCATGCCCGGCGAAACCCCCGGCCCGGATCAGATCATCGCGTCGAACACCTTCGGCCTCTATGCCCTTTGCAAACGTCTCGGGGCCACGCCACGGCTTTTGCCGATTGCACGCGATAACCGCGACAGCCTCGAAACCACCTTCGCGCTGGCCCGTGGCGCTGATCTCATCGTTACCATCGGCGGCGCGTCGGTGGGGGATCATGATCTGGTCGGCGATGTGGCTGGCTCGCTGGGGATGGAGCGCGCGTTCTACAAAATCGCCATGCGCCCCGGCAAGCCGCTGATGGCGGGCCGAATGGGCGACGCGGTGATGCTCGGCCTTCCCGGCAACCCGGTCTCTGCCATGGTCTGCGGGCATGTCTTCCTCGCCCCGCTGATCCGCGCCATGCAGGGCTTTGACGCGGGCCATACTCCCACGGCGACAGCACCGCTCACGGCCGCACTGCCCGCCAACGGCCCGCGCACCCATTACCAACGCGCGCGGGTGGAAAACGGCGCGCTCACCGTGTTTGATCGGCAAGACAGCTCCCTGCTCTCGGTGCTCGCGCAAGCCAACGCATTGGCCATCTCACCGCCCCATGCCCCGGCCCAGCCCGCAGGCAGCGACATCGCCTATATCCGCCTCTGA
- the lexA gene encoding transcriptional repressor LexA, translated as MLTRKQLDLLEFIHKRVQRDGVPPSFDEMKEALDLRSKSGIHRLITALEERGFIRRLAHRARAIEIVKLPESMGGAPSSGFSPRVIEGSRPDARPPANAFAVEAAALELPLMGRIAAGVPIEAISHAERNVAVPNAMLSGKGEHYALEVKGDSMIDAGINDGDVVVIRETSTADNGDIVVALVEDHEATLKRFFRRGNAIALEAANPAYETRVLPEDKVKVQGKLVGLIRTY; from the coding sequence ATGCTCACCCGGAAACAACTCGATCTTCTCGAATTCATTCACAAGCGGGTGCAACGCGATGGCGTGCCGCCCTCGTTCGATGAAATGAAGGAAGCCCTTGATTTACGCTCCAAGTCGGGCATTCACCGGCTCATCACGGCGCTTGAGGAACGCGGCTTTATCCGCCGCCTCGCCCATCGTGCCCGCGCTATTGAAATCGTCAAGCTGCCCGAAAGCATGGGCGGCGCGCCCTCTTCGGGCTTCTCGCCCCGCGTGATCGAAGGCTCCCGCCCCGACGCGCGCCCACCAGCCAACGCATTCGCGGTGGAGGCCGCAGCACTCGAGTTGCCCCTCATGGGCCGCATCGCCGCCGGTGTCCCGATCGAAGCGATCAGCCACGCAGAGCGCAACGTCGCCGTGCCCAACGCCATGCTATCCGGCAAGGGGGAGCATTATGCTCTTGAAGTCAAAGGCGATTCGATGATCGACGCCGGCATCAACGATGGCGATGTCGTCGTCATCCGCGAAACGTCCACCGCCGATAATGGCGATATCGTCGTCGCTTTGGTTGAGGATCACGAAGCCACGTTGAAACGGTTTTTCCGCCGCGGCAACGCCATCGCTTTGGAGGCCGCAAACCCGGCCTATGAAACCCGCGTTCTGCCTGAGGACAAAGTCAAGGTGCAGGGCAAGCTTGTGGGCCTGATCCGCACTTATTGA
- a CDS encoding enoyl-CoA hydratase-related protein, which produces MYQTISYELSEQVGVVTLNRPDKMNALTSQMRAELPDAIQRALKEGARVIVMTGAGGAFCSGQDLGDANVGAMDLERGLRDEYNPLLKMIHDCPVPTIAAVNGPAAGAGANLALAADVVIATQSAYFLQAFTRIGLIPDAGGTYVLPRTMGMAKAMGAALFAEKISAQQADDWGMIWEAVADAEFEAVWKARAAYLADGPTKAFRLTKQAIRASWDNDPDAQLATEAKLQGKAGKSRDFMEGVMAFLEKRKARFEGR; this is translated from the coding sequence ATGTATCAAACGATCAGCTATGAATTGAGCGAGCAGGTGGGTGTTGTCACGCTCAACCGGCCCGACAAGATGAACGCGCTGACCTCGCAGATGCGCGCGGAACTGCCGGATGCAATTCAACGTGCGCTGAAAGAGGGCGCGCGAGTGATCGTGATGACCGGGGCGGGCGGCGCGTTCTGTTCGGGGCAGGATCTCGGTGATGCCAATGTCGGGGCGATGGATCTGGAGCGCGGATTGCGCGACGAATATAACCCGCTTTTGAAGATGATCCATGATTGCCCGGTGCCGACGATTGCCGCCGTGAACGGCCCGGCGGCGGGGGCGGGGGCGAACCTTGCGCTGGCGGCGGATGTGGTGATTGCCACGCAGAGTGCCTATTTCCTGCAAGCGTTCACCCGGATCGGGCTTATCCCTGATGCAGGCGGCACCTATGTGCTGCCGCGCACCATGGGGATGGCCAAGGCGATGGGGGCCGCGCTTTTTGCCGAGAAGATCAGCGCGCAACAGGCCGATGACTGGGGCATGATCTGGGAAGCGGTGGCGGATGCGGAGTTCGAGGCGGTCTGGAAAGCGCGGGCAGCGTATCTTGCTGATGGACCTACCAAGGCGTTCCGGCTGACCAAGCAGGCGATCCGCGCCAGTTGGGACAATGACCCGGATGCCCAGCTTGCCACGGAGGCAAAGTTGCAGGGCAAAGCGGGCAAGAGCCGCGACTTCATGGAGGGGGTGATGGCCTTTCTTGAAAAGCGTAAAGCGCGTTTCGAAGGCCGGTAA
- a CDS encoding ComEC/Rec2 family competence protein, producing the protein MGVLARAELALLGQRGHLFAWVPVCLGVGIGLYFGLRFEPQVTVLLYLGPVVLGLLLLAARWRAGWAALPWGAALVGMGFCLAFGRAHVLERPVLGWHYYGPVEGRVIGLDRSASGAPRVLLDRVVLARVGPQKTPDRVRISLHSTAGATPRAGARVMVTAHLSPPGGPVEPGGFDFQRHSWFQRLGAVGYARTPLLTLVPGSGTGLLDLRLGLSARVQAALPGEAGGFAAAIMTGDRSGMAQETLTALRVSNLAHLLAISGLHMGLLTGFVFAAVRLLLSLWPALALRVPVKKLAAVVALGTGAGYLALSGGNVATERAFVMAAVALVAVLADRRVISLRAVALAAVVVLVLWPEALLGPGFQMSFAATVALVAVFRWLRDREIGFGPVWLRPFVAAAISSAVAGLATAPVAAAHFNQISHYGLIANLLSVPLMGVLVMPAMLLAAVSMLFGLEAVPLHFAGVGLDWILGVAAWISGLEGARGTVISPDWRVLPLIGVGFILLVSWQGRFRMAGLVPVLAGLWFWVETERPDILIADNGGLVGVMGAEGRALSRAKGAGFISRNWLENDGDAASQPMAAARWAKTPAARPVRHLTRKADLAALSCEKGEVLVIRGKAAAGLPCLVYDTAKLRRSGATALYAIKGGYRSVTARSLTGERLWNQAQ; encoded by the coding sequence ATGGGGGTATTGGCGCGGGCGGAGCTGGCTCTGTTGGGCCAACGAGGGCATCTTTTCGCCTGGGTTCCGGTGTGTCTTGGCGTCGGGATCGGGCTTTATTTCGGGTTGCGGTTTGAGCCGCAGGTGACGGTATTGCTATATCTCGGGCCGGTTGTGCTTGGCCTTTTGCTGCTGGCGGCGCGCTGGCGAGCGGGTTGGGCGGCGTTGCCGTGGGGCGCGGCGCTTGTCGGGATGGGGTTTTGTCTGGCATTCGGGCGCGCGCATGTGTTGGAACGTCCGGTGCTGGGGTGGCATTATTACGGGCCGGTCGAAGGCCGGGTTATCGGGCTGGACCGTTCGGCCAGCGGGGCGCCACGGGTGCTGCTGGATCGGGTGGTGCTGGCACGGGTCGGGCCACAAAAAACACCGGATCGGGTGCGCATTTCGCTGCATTCCACAGCCGGGGCCACGCCGCGGGCAGGGGCGCGGGTGATGGTGACGGCGCACCTTTCGCCGCCGGGCGGGCCGGTGGAGCCGGGTGGTTTCGATTTTCAACGCCATTCGTGGTTTCAGAGGCTGGGTGCTGTGGGTTATGCCCGCACGCCGCTTTTGACCCTTGTCCCTGGATCGGGGACGGGGTTGTTGGATTTGCGGCTTGGGCTGTCTGCGCGGGTGCAGGCGGCGCTGCCCGGAGAGGCGGGCGGGTTTGCGGCGGCGATCATGACCGGGGATCGCTCTGGCATGGCGCAGGAGACGCTGACGGCGCTCAGGGTCAGCAATCTGGCGCATCTGCTGGCGATTTCGGGGCTGCATATGGGCTTGCTGACCGGGTTTGTCTTTGCCGCTGTCCGGCTGTTGCTTAGCCTGTGGCCCGCTTTGGCGTTGCGTGTGCCGGTGAAAAAGCTCGCCGCTGTCGTGGCGCTTGGCACCGGGGCGGGCTATCTGGCGCTTTCTGGTGGGAATGTCGCAACCGAGCGCGCCTTTGTGATGGCGGCGGTGGCGCTTGTTGCGGTGCTGGCGGATCGGCGGGTTATATCGCTGCGGGCGGTGGCTTTGGCGGCCGTGGTGGTGCTGGTGCTCTGGCCGGAGGCTTTGCTGGGGCCGGGATTTCAGATGTCGTTCGCGGCCACCGTGGCCTTGGTTGCGGTGTTTCGCTGGTTGCGCGACCGCGAGATTGGGTTTGGGCCGGTTTGGCTGCGCCCGTTTGTGGCGGCGGCGATTTCTTCGGCGGTGGCGGGGTTGGCCACGGCGCCGGTCGCGGCGGCGCATTTCAACCAGATTTCGCATTACGGGCTGATTGCCAACCTGCTTTCGGTGCCATTGATGGGCGTTCTGGTGATGCCCGCGATGCTGCTTGCGGCGGTGTCGATGCTGTTCGGGCTTGAGGCGGTGCCATTGCATTTCGCTGGGGTGGGCTTGGATTGGATACTTGGGGTTGCGGCGTGGATTTCGGGGCTGGAGGGGGCGCGGGGCACGGTGATCAGTCCGGATTGGCGGGTGTTGCCGCTGATCGGCGTGGGCTTCATCCTATTGGTCAGTTGGCAGGGGCGGTTCCGCATGGCCGGGCTGGTGCCGGTGCTGGCGGGGCTTTGGTTTTGGGTCGAGACCGAGCGACCGGATATCCTGATTGCCGATAATGGCGGGCTGGTGGGGGTGATGGGGGCGGAGGGGCGCGCACTGAGCCGGGCGAAGGGGGCCGGGTTCATTTCACGCAATTGGTTGGAGAATGATGGCGATGCGGCCAGTCAGCCGATGGCGGCGGCGCGGTGGGCCAAGACCCCGGCGGCGCGCCCGGTGCGGCACCTGACCCGCAAAGCCGACCTTGCGGCGCTGAGCTGTGAGAAGGGGGAGGTGCTGGTGATCCGGGGCAAGGCGGCAGCGGGGTTGCCGTGTCTGGTTTATGACACGGCCAAGCTGCGCCGCAGCGGAGCCACGGCGCTTTATGCCATCAAAGGCGGGTATCGCAGTGTCACCGCGCGCAGCCTGACCGGGGAGCGGCTGTGGAATCAGGCTCAATAA
- a CDS encoding holin family protein — MGVIERVLALLFGNERNVLKDTAEVFRENAEGASARATQMQEQALTQFGGEFRVEPRGLFDRVMDALNRVPRPALALGTLALFIAAMVDPVWFASRMQGIALVPEPLWWLLGAIVSFYFGARHQAKGQDFQRQISRTLLAVPQVVSNLKSLDALERGAGSPGEAATGLDARVALEATEPEANPALRDWRREYEYEGR; from the coding sequence ATGGGTGTGATCGAGCGGGTCTTGGCGTTGCTTTTTGGTAATGAGCGCAATGTGTTGAAAGACACGGCTGAGGTATTTCGGGAAAATGCAGAGGGCGCTTCGGCGCGCGCCACGCAGATGCAGGAGCAGGCGTTAACGCAGTTCGGTGGCGAATTTCGGGTTGAGCCGCGCGGGCTTTTCGACCGGGTGATGGACGCGCTCAACCGGGTGCCGCGCCCGGCGCTGGCGCTTGGCACGCTGGCGCTGTTCATTGCGGCGATGGTTGATCCGGTGTGGTTCGCGTCACGAATGCAGGGAATTGCGCTGGTGCCGGAGCCGCTTTGGTGGTTGCTGGGCGCGATCGTGAGCTTTTATTTCGGGGCGCGGCATCAGGCCAAGGGGCAGGATTTTCAGCGCCAGATTAGCCGCACGCTCTTGGCGGTGCCGCAGGTGGTGAGCAATCTCAAGAGTTTGGACGCGCTGGAGCGTGGGGCGGGCAGCCCCGGCGAGGCGGCGACGGGGTTGGATGCGCGCGTGGCGTTGGAGGCGACGGAGCCGGAGGCGAACCCGGCGCTGCGCGACTGGCGGCGCGAATATGAATACGAGGGGCGATGA
- a CDS encoding aminodeoxychorismate/anthranilate synthase component II has translation MLLLIDNYDSFTYNLVHYLGELDAEVRVARNDALDVQAALALKPAGILLSPGPCTPDQAGICLALTHAAAEAEIPLIGVCLGHQAIGQAFGGSVVRADQIVHGKMGNIQHTGTGLFAGLPCPFQATRYHSLVVERATLPACLEITAELEDGTIMGLQHRELPIHGVQFHPESIASEHGHALLQNFVDQMKVPA, from the coding sequence ATGCTGCTGCTGATAGATAATTACGACAGTTTTACCTATAACCTTGTGCATTATCTGGGCGAGCTGGACGCAGAGGTGCGCGTGGCACGCAACGATGCGCTTGATGTGCAAGCCGCGCTGGCGCTCAAACCGGCCGGTATCCTGCTCTCTCCCGGCCCCTGCACTCCCGATCAGGCCGGCATCTGCCTTGCGCTCACGCACGCAGCCGCAGAGGCAGAAATTCCGTTAATCGGCGTCTGTCTCGGGCATCAGGCGATCGGTCAGGCGTTCGGCGGTTCGGTTGTGCGCGCGGATCAAATCGTGCACGGCAAAATGGGCAATATCCAACATACCGGCACCGGGCTCTTCGCTGGCCTTCCCTGCCCGTTTCAGGCCACCCGCTATCATTCGCTGGTGGTTGAGCGCGCCACCCTGCCCGCCTGCCTTGAGATCACGGCAGAGCTTGAAGACGGCACCATCATGGGCCTGCAACACCGCGAGCTGCCGATCCACGGCGTTCAGTTCCATCCCGAGTCGATCGCCTCCGAACACGGCCATGCGCTGCTGCAGAATTTCGTCGATCAAATGAAGGTTCCGGCATGA